A genomic stretch from Thermomonospora umbrina includes:
- a CDS encoding NmrA family transcriptional regulator → MTTNEHTTLVLGGTGRVGRRVTRRLIERDVKVRVGSRTGEPPFDWEDPSTWAGPFAGVTSAYLMYYPEVEWPGAADAVGAVARLAVDAGVERLVLLSARNQDEAVRCEDAVRSLPVEWTIVAPASFNQNFDEGVFLEPLRQGVLALPCGDNADPFVDADDIADVVVAALTENGHVGERYELTGPRLWTFAEGVAEIARATGRELRYEPITREQFADAIVKDGAPRDFAEPLATLISEFFDGRNSSLADGVERALNRKPRDFADWVAEIAPTGVWNAA, encoded by the coding sequence ATGACAACAAACGAGCACACGACGTTGGTCCTCGGCGGTACCGGCCGGGTCGGCCGCCGGGTGACCCGGCGGCTGATCGAGCGAGACGTGAAGGTCCGGGTCGGCTCCCGCACCGGCGAGCCCCCGTTCGACTGGGAGGACCCGTCCACGTGGGCCGGCCCCTTCGCCGGCGTCACGTCCGCCTACCTGATGTACTACCCCGAGGTCGAGTGGCCCGGCGCCGCCGACGCCGTGGGCGCCGTGGCCCGGCTGGCGGTCGACGCCGGTGTCGAGCGCCTGGTCCTGCTGTCCGCCCGCAACCAGGACGAGGCCGTCCGGTGCGAGGACGCCGTGCGGAGCCTGCCGGTCGAATGGACCATCGTCGCCCCGGCCTCCTTCAACCAGAACTTCGACGAGGGCGTGTTCCTCGAGCCGCTGCGCCAGGGCGTGCTGGCGCTGCCCTGCGGCGACAACGCCGACCCGTTCGTCGACGCCGACGACATCGCCGACGTCGTGGTGGCGGCCCTCACCGAGAACGGCCACGTGGGCGAGCGCTACGAGCTGACCGGCCCCCGCCTGTGGACCTTCGCCGAGGGTGTCGCCGAGATCGCCCGGGCGACGGGCCGTGAGCTCCGCTACGAGCCGATCACCCGGGAGCAGTTCGCCGACGCGATCGTCAAGGACGGCGCCCCCCGCGACTTCGCCGAGCCCCTGGCCACGCTCATCTCCGAGTTCTTCGACGGCCGCAACAGTTCCCTGGCCGACGGCGTCGAGCGCGCCCTGAACCGCAAGCCCCGCGACTTCGCCGACTGGGTCGCCGAGATCGCCCCCACCGGCGTGTGGAACGCCGCCTAG
- a CDS encoding acyl-CoA dehydrogenase family protein, with protein MRTWDEDQRALREGMERWCRDLAVTEHDAADSGFPWDAWKLIRSSGVLGLPFDPARGGAGVDLLTTMFVLEALGEGCRDGGLSFSVATSICSTGVPLQHFGTDEQKDRYLPGVCSGELIGAHAISEPDTGSDALSMRTTAVREGDHFVLNGAKSFVSNGPIADVVVVYARTRPEGGPIGITAFLVDTDTPGFSSGQPIKKMGLTSSPMSELYLDDCRVPADRVIGGVGRGFLLLEHVMKWEILCSFIINVGEMQHRFDRCLHQARTRTQFGRPIGSYQAISHKLVDMRIRLETARRWLYDTAERLVAGENVTMDVAIAKLLTSEANVASGLAAIQIFGGNGYMSEYGLDRELANAVGGTIYSGTTEIQYNRISSLLGL; from the coding sequence ATGCGCACCTGGGACGAGGATCAGCGCGCACTGCGCGAGGGCATGGAGCGGTGGTGCCGCGACCTCGCCGTCACCGAGCACGACGCCGCCGACAGCGGGTTTCCGTGGGACGCGTGGAAGCTGATCCGCTCGTCGGGGGTACTCGGCCTGCCGTTCGACCCCGCCCGGGGCGGGGCCGGCGTCGACCTGCTCACCACCATGTTCGTGCTGGAGGCCCTGGGGGAGGGGTGCCGCGACGGGGGGCTGAGCTTCTCCGTCGCCACCTCCATCTGCAGCACCGGGGTCCCGCTCCAGCACTTCGGGACCGACGAGCAGAAGGACCGGTACCTGCCCGGCGTGTGCTCGGGCGAGCTGATCGGAGCACACGCCATCAGCGAGCCCGACACGGGATCGGACGCCCTGAGCATGCGGACGACGGCCGTCCGGGAGGGCGACCACTTCGTGCTCAACGGCGCCAAGAGCTTCGTGAGCAACGGCCCGATCGCCGACGTGGTCGTCGTCTACGCCCGCACCCGACCCGAGGGCGGGCCGATCGGCATCACCGCCTTCCTGGTCGACACGGACACCCCCGGCTTCTCGTCCGGACAGCCGATCAAGAAGATGGGCCTCACGTCCTCGCCCATGAGCGAGCTGTACCTCGACGACTGCCGGGTGCCCGCCGACCGGGTCATCGGCGGTGTCGGACGGGGATTCCTGCTGCTCGAGCACGTCATGAAGTGGGAGATCCTCTGCTCCTTCATCATCAACGTCGGGGAGATGCAGCACCGGTTCGACCGCTGCCTCCACCAGGCCCGCACGCGCACGCAGTTCGGCAGGCCGATCGGCTCGTACCAGGCGATCTCCCACAAGCTGGTCGACATGCGCATCCGGCTCGAGACGGCGCGCCGGTGGCTCTACGACACCGCCGAGCGCCTCGTCGCCGGCGAGAACGTCACCATGGACGTGGCGATCGCCAAGCTGCTGACCAGTGAGGCCAACGTGGCCTCGGGGCTGGCGGCCATCCAGATCTTCGGCGGCAACGGCTACATGTCGGAGTACGGC
- the trpA gene encoding tryptophan synthase subunit alpha has protein sequence MTDLFPRPPGLAVFLNAGDPPFDVLDDVADMLDDHEVDVLELGVPFPDSISDGPVIRRSADRALAAGTELEDALAFVERSRSRHRHLRVVVLADWAHTVRPRSMARVVTAIAGSGAAGALLHGAPPRARPDFYDRAAAAGLPVVTTCYATSSPTIVAEAAAHASAYVYLVTHYGTSGSGPAPDPGALRAPVDALRALTDVPIAAGFGVRTAADVERVHAAGADAAVVGSAVVACAEAAFTGGGDVVADLAALVTALRPRSLRPSPHA, from the coding sequence GTGACTGACCTGTTCCCGCGCCCGCCCGGCCTGGCGGTGTTCCTCAATGCCGGCGACCCGCCGTTCGACGTGCTCGACGACGTCGCCGACATGCTGGACGACCACGAGGTGGACGTCCTGGAGCTGGGCGTGCCGTTCCCCGACTCGATCAGCGACGGGCCGGTGATCCGCCGATCCGCCGACCGGGCGCTCGCGGCCGGGACCGAGTTGGAGGACGCCCTCGCCTTCGTCGAGCGCTCCCGGAGCAGACACCGCCACCTGCGCGTGGTCGTCCTCGCCGACTGGGCGCACACCGTCCGCCCCCGCTCGATGGCGCGGGTCGTCACGGCCATCGCCGGATCGGGGGCGGCCGGGGCGCTGCTCCACGGGGCACCGCCCCGAGCCCGCCCGGACTTCTACGACCGGGCCGCCGCCGCCGGGTTGCCCGTCGTCACCACGTGCTATGCGACCTCCTCCCCGACGATCGTGGCCGAGGCGGCGGCGCACGCCTCGGCCTACGTGTACCTGGTGACGCACTACGGCACCAGCGGCTCCGGCCCGGCACCCGACCCCGGAGCGCTCCGCGCCCCCGTCGACGCCCTGCGGGCCCTGACCGACGTGCCGATCGCCGCCGGCTTCGGGGTGCGCACGGCGGCCGACGTCGAACGGGTGCACGCGGCCGGCGCCGATGCCGCCGTCGTCGGCAGCGCCGTCGTCGCCTGCGCCGAGGCGGCGTTCACCGGTGGCGGCGACGTCGTCGCCGACCTCGCCGCCCTCGTCACCGCCCTCCGTCCCCGGTCCCTCCGACCGTCCCCCCATGCCTGA
- a CDS encoding AraC family transcriptional regulator, translated as MDALAGLLEGPRASGAFLLRILLDPPWSIRVQDESPLCLAVMLGGEAWVEPDHGEPVRLRPGDVAIIRGPDPYVMSDDTTTPPQVIVHPGQRCVTPDGVDLRERMSLGMRTWGSNPDGPVQMLLGVYEEVGAVGQRLLDVLPPLLVVSEDTWDSTLIPVLTREVTRQGPAQGVMLDRLLDLLLIAVLRAWFDRPETKAPAWYQAHTHPVAGEALRLFHENPARDWTLARVAAEVGVSRATLAECFRNAVGTPPMTYLTEWRLALAADLLLQSDATLNTVARQVGYANGFALSSAFKRVYGISPQEHRSTAPAQ; from the coding sequence GTGGACGCACTCGCAGGGTTGCTCGAGGGACCTCGGGCCAGCGGCGCCTTCCTCCTCCGCATCCTGCTGGACCCCCCATGGTCGATCCGGGTCCAGGACGAGTCGCCGCTGTGCCTGGCCGTCATGCTCGGCGGCGAGGCGTGGGTCGAGCCCGACCACGGCGAGCCGGTGCGGCTGCGCCCGGGCGACGTCGCCATCATCCGGGGGCCGGACCCCTACGTGATGAGCGACGACACGACGACGCCGCCCCAGGTCATCGTGCACCCCGGCCAGCGGTGCGTCACACCCGACGGCGTCGATCTGCGCGAGCGGATGTCGCTGGGGATGCGCACCTGGGGCAGCAACCCCGACGGGCCGGTGCAGATGCTGCTCGGCGTGTACGAGGAGGTCGGCGCCGTCGGCCAGCGCCTGCTCGACGTGCTGCCGCCGCTGCTGGTCGTCTCCGAGGACACGTGGGACTCGACGCTCATCCCGGTCCTGACCAGAGAGGTCACCCGACAGGGGCCGGCCCAGGGCGTCATGCTCGACCGTCTGCTCGACCTGCTGCTCATCGCGGTGCTGCGGGCCTGGTTCGACCGGCCCGAGACCAAGGCCCCGGCCTGGTACCAGGCCCACACCCACCCGGTGGCCGGCGAGGCGCTGCGCCTGTTCCACGAGAACCCGGCGAGGGACTGGACCCTGGCCCGGGTCGCCGCCGAGGTCGGCGTCTCCCGGGCGACCCTGGCCGAGTGCTTCCGCAACGCCGTCGGCACGCCACCGATGACCTACCTGACCGAGTGGCGCCTGGCCCTGGCCGCCGACCTCCTGCTGCAATCCGACGCCACCCTCAACACCGTCGCCCGCCAGGTCGGCTACGCCAACGGGTTCGCCCTCAGCTCGGCCTTCAAACGCGTGTACGGCATCAGCCCCCAAGAGCACCGCAGCACCGCGCCGGCGCAGTGA
- a CDS encoding ectoine synthase — protein sequence MIVRNLDNVTTVDWGNGLSRRFLLEVDGLGYTVTDTTVRAGTKSLLEYRRHLEACYCIEGSGEVVTLDNTTHRITPGTLYALNEHDAHYLIADPDADLRLVCVFSPALRGDEVHSLDAAGPSAY from the coding sequence ATGATCGTGCGCAACCTGGACAACGTCACCACCGTCGACTGGGGCAACGGCCTCAGCCGCCGCTTCCTGCTGGAGGTCGACGGCCTCGGCTACACCGTCACCGACACCACGGTGCGTGCCGGTACGAAATCGCTGCTCGAATACCGTCGCCATCTGGAGGCCTGTTATTGCATCGAGGGCTCCGGCGAGGTCGTCACCCTCGACAACACGACGCACCGCATCACCCCGGGCACGCTCTACGCGCTCAACGAGCACGACGCCCACTACCTCATCGCCGACCCTGACGCCGACCTGCGCCTCGTGTGCGTGTTCTCGCCCGCCCTTCGGGGCGACGAGGTGCACAGCCTCGACGCCGCCGGCCCCTCCGCCTACTGA
- the phnE gene encoding phosphonate ABC transporter, permease protein PhnE, with protein MAGSSPPHPALRRAPRAPLIAAGGVFIAATVAVCLDLGVSGPQLASTVPAFLGFIADTMWPPDFSGLPDLLRATLLTIEVAFLGTLGATLVSLPLALLAARNLAPHPTVFAAVRFVITLCRAIPDFVFALMFVAALGLGPLPGVLGLALHSIGMLGKVYAERIEEIDPGPPEALAAVGAHHLQVVRLAVLPQVAPSLVANTLYRFDINIRSSIVLGIVGAGGVGFELVTALQALDYRRAAAVMVVVLGLVAVVETISNRIRRRYL; from the coding sequence ATGGCCGGCTCCTCGCCCCCGCACCCGGCGCTGCGTCGCGCACCCCGCGCGCCCCTGATCGCGGCGGGCGGCGTCTTCATCGCGGCGACCGTGGCCGTGTGCCTCGACCTGGGCGTCTCCGGGCCGCAGTTGGCGTCGACGGTCCCCGCGTTCCTCGGATTCATCGCCGACACCATGTGGCCCCCGGACTTCTCCGGGCTGCCGGACCTGCTGCGCGCCACCCTGCTGACCATCGAGGTGGCCTTCCTCGGCACCCTGGGCGCGACCCTGGTCTCCCTGCCGCTGGCCCTGCTCGCCGCCCGCAACCTCGCCCCCCACCCGACGGTCTTCGCGGCCGTCCGCTTCGTCATCACGCTCTGCCGGGCGATACCCGACTTCGTCTTCGCGCTGATGTTCGTGGCCGCCCTGGGTCTCGGCCCGCTGCCCGGCGTGCTCGGGCTGGCCCTGCACTCGATCGGCATGCTGGGCAAGGTCTACGCCGAACGCATCGAGGAGATCGACCCCGGTCCGCCCGAGGCGCTCGCCGCGGTCGGGGCGCACCACCTTCAGGTGGTGCGTCTGGCGGTCCTTCCTCAGGTCGCGCCGAGCCTGGTGGCCAACACCCTCTATCGCTTCGACATCAACATCCGCAGTTCCATCGTGCTCGGGATCGTCGGCGCCGGCGGAGTCGGCTTCGAGCTGGTCACCGCGTTGCAGGCCCTGGACTATCGACGCGCGGCGGCGGTGATGGTCGTCGTCCTCGGCCTCGTCGCCGTGGTCGAGACAATCAGCAACCGGATCCGCCGCCGCTACCTCTGA
- a CDS encoding MbtH family protein, which produces MSGNSFDDENGPFLVLVNDEGQHSLWPVFAEVPAGWTVAHGEATRRACLDHVERHWTDMRPASLIDA; this is translated from the coding sequence ATGTCCGGCAACTCGTTCGATGATGAGAACGGACCCTTTCTCGTGCTGGTGAACGACGAGGGTCAGCACTCGTTGTGGCCGGTCTTCGCGGAGGTGCCGGCGGGCTGGACGGTCGCGCACGGCGAGGCCACCCGCCGGGCCTGTCTCGACCACGTCGAACGGCACTGGACGGACATGCGTCCGGCGAGCCTGATCGACGCCTGA
- a CDS encoding class I SAM-dependent methyltransferase, whose amino-acid sequence MAGHRHPLFARFYARTSTLMERRLAAHRRSLLDGLTGRVIEVGAGPGANFAHYPPEVTGVLAVEPEPHLRGLAQTAARHAPVPVEVIDGIAERLPADDASCDAAVASLVLCSVTDPAAALAEMRRVLKPGGRLRFFEHVAAEAPARRRVQKSLDATVWPLLGGGCHAGRDTAGAIERAGFTLTHLERLGRADTGMPFPAAPQIIGTATAPGERP is encoded by the coding sequence ATGGCCGGGCACCGGCATCCGCTCTTCGCCCGCTTCTACGCCCGCACCAGCACCCTGATGGAACGCCGCCTCGCCGCCCATCGCCGTTCGCTGCTGGACGGCCTGACGGGACGGGTGATCGAGGTCGGGGCGGGTCCCGGCGCCAACTTCGCCCACTACCCGCCCGAGGTGACCGGCGTCCTGGCCGTCGAACCCGAACCCCACCTGCGCGGCCTCGCCCAGACGGCCGCGCGGCACGCGCCGGTGCCCGTGGAGGTCATCGACGGGATCGCCGAACGCCTCCCGGCCGACGACGCCTCCTGCGACGCCGCCGTCGCCTCACTCGTGCTGTGCAGCGTCACCGACCCGGCCGCCGCACTGGCCGAGATGCGCCGCGTCCTGAAGCCGGGCGGCCGACTGCGGTTCTTCGAGCACGTCGCCGCCGAGGCGCCCGCCCGCCGCCGCGTTCAGAAATCTTTGGACGCCACCGTGTGGCCGCTGCTGGGCGGCGGCTGCCACGCCGGCCGCGACACCGCCGGCGCCATCGAGCGGGCCGGCTTCACCCTCACCCACCTGGAACGCCTCGGGCGCGCCGACACCGGCATGCCCTTCCCCGCCGCCCCACAGATCATCGGCACCGCCACCGCACCCGGGGAACGGCCATGA
- a CDS encoding AMP-binding protein, with product MKLTRLWTSFARQVDARPDATALVARRRHISYGELADLVADASAHLDRLDTTGGAPIGAPATKTPRTIALVLACLRAGLPVVLPSATLPAAALRRLLDRAGCRHVVNADDIGPAGAGETPAPAAPGDSDDVAFVLTTSGSTGLPKLVPLTGGAVERFVDWAAARFDLAPGASVLNYAPLNFDLCLLDVWATLHHGGRVVLVDPDAATNGRHLLDAIDDNAVTVVQAVPMAHRLMVDAAGDPARRLASVRHTLFTGDHMPARCLAALPAVFPGSRLYNVYGCTETNDSFLYEVDRDAPPTDGVPLGTPLPGVEAVVLDSDGAVVTGEGRGELVVATPFQSAGYLGADPATPGPFVDAPEGRPPGTAARFYRTGDVVRRDGDGVLHLEGRNDFQVKVRGTRVNTEVVEQVLLGHHEVAEAVVLAVPDPVAGHLLHAVLRRVPGATVTTLDLRRHCAQHLPTAAIPSAFRLSEAPLPRTSTGKVDRRTLRSPRPEGTDARKEPAR from the coding sequence ATGAAACTTACACGGCTTTGGACATCGTTCGCCCGGCAGGTCGACGCCCGCCCCGACGCCACGGCCCTCGTGGCGAGGAGGCGGCACATCTCCTACGGCGAGCTGGCCGACCTCGTGGCCGACGCCTCGGCCCACCTTGACCGGCTCGACACGACCGGCGGCGCGCCGATCGGCGCGCCCGCCACGAAGACGCCCCGGACCATCGCCCTGGTGCTGGCGTGCCTGCGGGCGGGGCTCCCCGTGGTGCTCCCCTCGGCCACGCTGCCCGCCGCCGCCCTGCGACGCCTCCTGGACCGGGCCGGGTGCCGCCACGTCGTCAACGCCGACGACATCGGCCCGGCGGGGGCCGGCGAAACGCCGGCCCCCGCCGCCCCCGGTGATTCCGACGACGTCGCCTTCGTGCTCACGACGTCGGGGTCGACGGGCCTCCCCAAACTGGTGCCGCTCACCGGGGGCGCGGTCGAGCGCTTCGTCGACTGGGCCGCCGCACGGTTCGATCTGGCCCCCGGGGCCTCGGTCCTCAACTACGCCCCGCTGAACTTCGATCTCTGCCTCCTCGACGTCTGGGCCACGCTCCACCACGGCGGCCGGGTCGTCCTCGTCGACCCGGACGCCGCCACCAACGGACGTCACCTGCTCGACGCCATCGACGACAACGCCGTGACGGTCGTGCAGGCCGTGCCGATGGCGCACCGACTGATGGTCGACGCCGCCGGCGATCCGGCCCGGCGGCTCGCGTCGGTCCGCCACACCCTCTTCACCGGCGACCACATGCCCGCCCGGTGCCTGGCCGCGCTGCCCGCCGTGTTCCCCGGCAGCCGCCTCTACAACGTCTACGGCTGCACCGAGACGAACGACAGCTTCCTGTACGAGGTGGACCGGGACGCGCCGCCGACCGACGGCGTCCCGCTCGGCACGCCGCTGCCCGGCGTCGAGGCGGTCGTCCTCGACTCGGACGGTGCCGTGGTCACGGGGGAGGGCCGGGGCGAGCTGGTCGTCGCCACGCCGTTCCAGTCCGCCGGCTACCTCGGCGCCGACCCGGCGACACCCGGCCCGTTCGTGGACGCCCCCGAAGGCCGTCCGCCGGGCACCGCCGCCCGCTTCTACCGGACCGGCGACGTCGTGCGCCGAGACGGCGACGGCGTCCTGCACCTCGAGGGGCGCAACGACTTCCAGGTCAAGGTGCGCGGCACGCGGGTGAACACCGAGGTGGTCGAGCAGGTGCTGCTCGGCCATCACGAGGTCGCCGAGGCCGTGGTCCTCGCCGTCCCCGACCCCGTCGCCGGCCACCTGCTGCACGCGGTGCTGCGCCGGGTGCCGGGGGCGACCGTCACGACGCTCGACCTGCGCCGGCACTGCGCTCAGCACCTGCCCACGGCGGCCATCCCGTCGGCCTTCCGCCTGTCCGAGGCCCCCTTGCCCCGTACGTCCACCGGAAAGGTCGACCGCCGGACCCTGAGGTCTCCTCGCCCCGAGGGGACCGACGCCAGAAAGGAACCCGCACGATGA
- the ppk2 gene encoding polyphosphate kinase 2 gives MSDDEGTKRLPRRVYERELIRLQAELVKLQEWVRAEGVRLVVVFEGRDAAGKGGAIKRVAQYLNPRLTRIAALPAPTERQRTQWYFQRYVEHLPAAGEIVLFDRSWYNRAGVERVMGFCTEEEYRRFLHQCPTFERLLVEDGILLRKYWFSVSDDEQQRRFRSRLDDPMRRWKLSPMDLESITHWEDYSRAKDDMFVHTDIPEAPWNVVDADDKRRARINMIAHLLSTVPYHDVEPPALDLPPRPPSKGYQRPSRDTQTYVPDHAATLKT, from the coding sequence ATGAGCGACGACGAGGGAACCAAGCGACTTCCGCGCCGGGTCTACGAGCGGGAACTGATCCGGCTGCAGGCGGAGTTGGTGAAGCTGCAGGAATGGGTGCGGGCCGAGGGCGTCCGCCTCGTCGTGGTGTTCGAAGGGCGTGACGCGGCGGGCAAGGGCGGCGCCATCAAACGCGTCGCCCAGTACCTCAACCCCCGCCTCACCCGCATCGCCGCGCTTCCCGCCCCCACCGAACGACAGCGCACCCAGTGGTACTTCCAGCGGTACGTCGAGCACCTGCCGGCGGCCGGTGAGATCGTGCTGTTCGACCGCTCCTGGTACAACCGCGCCGGCGTCGAACGCGTCATGGGCTTCTGCACCGAAGAGGAGTACCGGCGCTTCCTCCACCAGTGCCCCACGTTCGAACGGCTCTTGGTCGAGGACGGGATCCTGCTGCGCAAGTACTGGTTCTCCGTCAGCGACGACGAACAACAACGCCGCTTCCGCTCCCGGCTCGACGACCCCATGCGCCGCTGGAAGCTCTCCCCGATGGACCTGGAGTCCATCACCCACTGGGAGGACTACTCGCGCGCCAAGGACGACATGTTCGTCCACACCGACATCCCCGAGGCCCCCTGGAACGTCGTGGACGCCGACGACAAACGACGCGCCCGGATCAACATGATCGCCCACCTCCTCTCCACCGTCCCGTACCACGACGTGGAGCCGCCCGCCCTCGACCTCCCGCCCCGTCCGCCCTCCAAGGGCTACCAGCGGCCATCGCGCGACACCCAGACCTACGTCCCCGACCACGCCGCCACCCTCAAGACCTGA
- a CDS encoding phosphopantetheine-binding protein — translation MKHENLIKSFLIREFMPDVEASELAADYDLLANGVVDSLGLLKLIAWIETEFDLTVDDAGLDPDNFRTVAAIDAFVARASVPVKAS, via the coding sequence ATGAAGCACGAGAACCTCATCAAGAGCTTCCTGATCCGGGAGTTCATGCCCGACGTCGAGGCTTCGGAGCTCGCCGCCGACTACGACCTGCTCGCCAACGGCGTGGTCGACAGCCTCGGGCTGCTCAAGCTCATCGCCTGGATCGAGACCGAGTTCGACCTCACCGTCGACGACGCGGGCCTCGACCCGGACAACTTCCGCACCGTCGCCGCCATCGACGCCTTCGTGGCGCGCGCGTCGGTCCCGGTCAAGGCGAGCTGA
- a CDS encoding DUF1772 domain-containing protein, translating into MQNDGTVHVSFWRTGALVAATITSGLTAGLFAAFSYAVMPALSRSDDRILIEVMQNVNEVILNPVFLSCFIGGPAFGVASTVTHWRTTDKVLRAWVIAGLAFYLATLAITAGAHVPLNYDLAAAGDPGRIEDLAAVRDAFEGKWVAANILRSLANVASFASFSWALVLLGRSKTRSTAAELRERVPSS; encoded by the coding sequence TTGCAGAACGACGGAACCGTGCACGTGAGCTTCTGGAGAACGGGTGCCCTCGTCGCCGCCACCATCACCTCGGGGCTGACCGCGGGGCTCTTCGCGGCGTTCTCCTACGCGGTGATGCCCGCGCTGAGCCGCAGCGACGACCGGATCCTCATCGAGGTCATGCAGAACGTCAACGAGGTGATCCTCAACCCGGTCTTCCTGAGCTGCTTTATCGGCGGGCCGGCCTTCGGCGTCGCGTCGACGGTCACGCACTGGCGCACCACCGACAAGGTCCTCCGCGCCTGGGTCATCGCCGGGCTCGCCTTCTATCTGGCGACGCTCGCGATCACCGCCGGCGCCCACGTCCCGCTCAACTACGACCTGGCCGCGGCCGGCGACCCGGGCCGCATCGAGGACCTCGCCGCGGTTCGCGACGCCTTCGAGGGCAAGTGGGTCGCCGCGAACATCCTGCGCTCCCTCGCCAACGTGGCGTCCTTCGCCAGTTTCTCCTGGGCCCTGGTCCTCCTCGGCCGCTCCAAGACCCGCTCCACCGCCGCCGAGCTCCGCGAGCGCGTCCCGTCGTCCTGA
- a CDS encoding carboxymuconolactone decarboxylase family protein — MNAIATTTDSRLPDPLQLVPELGEVGGALFKAVGNGSIPRTTIGLVQLRAGQIVGSTYLNVLHTGNLRKSGESEERISSVATWRDAPSFTDAERVALELVEAVLTPTSNGERVPDELYARAAGHYEDKALATLIMAICQVNFFVPLALIGKPRPGVSPAEQWRPATAE, encoded by the coding sequence ATGAACGCCATCGCCACCACCACCGACTCGCGACTCCCCGACCCCCTGCAGCTCGTGCCGGAATTGGGCGAGGTCGGCGGTGCCCTGTTCAAGGCCGTCGGGAACGGCTCGATCCCGCGGACCACCATCGGCCTCGTGCAGTTGCGCGCCGGTCAGATCGTCGGCAGCACCTACCTGAACGTTCTGCACACCGGCAACCTGCGCAAGAGCGGGGAGTCGGAGGAGCGGATCTCCTCGGTCGCCACCTGGAGGGACGCGCCCTCCTTCACCGACGCCGAGCGCGTCGCGCTGGAACTGGTGGAGGCGGTCCTCACGCCGACCTCGAACGGTGAGCGCGTTCCCGACGAGCTGTACGCCCGCGCGGCCGGGCACTACGAGGACAAGGCGCTGGCCACGCTCATCATGGCGATCTGCCAGGTCAATTTCTTCGTTCCGCTGGCCCTGATCGGCAAGCCGCGCCCTGGCGTGTCGCCCGCCGAGCAGTGGCGTCCCGCCACGGCCGAGTAG